One genomic region from Clostridium saccharobutylicum DSM 13864 encodes:
- a CDS encoding pseudouridine synthase: MRLDKFLAISSIGRRKDVRSYIKEGMVKVNGSLITEPAIEIDENSDVIEYLNKVVTYIGKVYYMFNKPAGCVTARRDDVNKTVFDYFNDVNMEGIFHVGRLDKDTEGLLLLTNDGEFEHKLMYPEKHVEKTYYFWALGSLHEDDIKKLKEGLYIQKGEIRTRPAKIQVQNCGTYKEYKHEMNINNLYNIDSNYYNQPVVSGYLTISEGRKHQVKRMLKAVGCYVVYLKRVSIGELKLDESLDKGQYRVLNEDEIQSLIGNLKK; encoded by the coding sequence ATGAGATTAGATAAATTTTTAGCAATATCCTCAATTGGGAGGAGGAAAGATGTTAGGAGTTATATAAAAGAAGGTATGGTTAAGGTAAATGGAAGTTTGATAACAGAACCTGCAATTGAAATTGATGAAAATTCTGATGTTATTGAATATCTTAATAAAGTGGTAACTTATATTGGAAAAGTGTATTATATGTTTAATAAACCTGCTGGCTGTGTTACTGCAAGAAGAGATGACGTTAATAAAACAGTATTTGATTATTTTAATGATGTTAATATGGAAGGAATATTTCATGTTGGAAGATTGGATAAGGATACAGAAGGATTACTTTTATTAACAAATGATGGTGAATTTGAACATAAACTAATGTATCCAGAAAAGCATGTTGAAAAAACGTACTATTTTTGGGCTTTAGGTTCTTTACATGAAGATGATATTAAAAAATTAAAGGAAGGACTTTACATTCAAAAAGGTGAAATACGTACAAGACCTGCAAAAATTCAAGTTCAAAATTGTGGAACGTACAAAGAGTATAAACATGAAATGAATATTAATAATTTATATAATATAGATTCAAATTATTATAATCAGCCTGTTGTTTCTGGGTATCTTACTATTTCAGAGGGGCGTAAGCATCAAGTAAAACGTATGTTAAAAGCAGTAGGTTGTTATGTTGTATATTTGAAGAGGGTTTCTATTGGTGAATTAAAATTAGATGAATCATTAGATAAAGGTCAGTATAGAGTTTTAAATGAAGATGAGATTCAAAGTTTGATTGGAAATTTGAAAAAATGA
- a CDS encoding 4Fe-4S binding protein — translation MNKEELRLLKLEGYMRQEDKEHFSLRVMTTAGNLTSDQVRCLSDIADMYGKGYMGFTTRQCIEIPWIKEELIPQVKRKIAEAGLKTGGTGFTVVGVAGCKGSICKYGLIDSQEIARKLDEKFLGMELPGKFKIGITACPNNCVKAPISDLGFMAQNEPKVEIDTCKGCKICERTCKVKAIEIVDKKAVINYGKCLSCGQCIKNCPFKAMKLEKEGIVMYIGGKFGRDIRLGNRVIRYVNVDEIESLSEKVINYYKESGKKGERLGKTIDRLGIDSIKKALDLEIN, via the coding sequence TTGAATAAGGAAGAACTTAGATTATTAAAATTAGAAGGTTATATGCGACAAGAAGATAAAGAACATTTTTCACTTCGAGTAATGACGACAGCTGGAAATTTAACCTCTGATCAGGTACGTTGTTTGTCTGATATAGCTGATATGTATGGAAAGGGATATATGGGATTTACTACTAGACAATGTATAGAAATTCCTTGGATAAAAGAAGAATTAATTCCACAAGTAAAGAGAAAAATTGCAGAAGCAGGTCTTAAAACAGGTGGTACAGGATTTACAGTTGTAGGTGTTGCTGGTTGTAAAGGTTCAATTTGCAAATATGGATTAATAGATTCGCAAGAAATTGCTAGAAAGTTAGATGAAAAGTTTTTAGGAATGGAGTTACCAGGCAAATTTAAAATCGGAATAACTGCATGTCCCAATAATTGCGTAAAAGCACCAATAAGCGATTTAGGATTTATGGCTCAAAATGAACCAAAAGTAGAAATAGATACTTGTAAGGGATGCAAAATTTGTGAACGTACTTGCAAGGTAAAAGCTATTGAGATTGTAGATAAGAAGGCTGTAATAAATTATGGTAAATGCCTTTCATGTGGACAATGCATAAAGAATTGTCCTTTTAAAGCTATGAAGCTTGAAAAAGAAGGCATAGTAATGTATATAGGTGGTAAGTTTGGACGAGATATAAGGTTGGGAAATCGCGTTATTAGATATGTGAATGTTGATGAGATAGAATCACTTTCAGAAAAAGTAATAAATTATTACAAAGAAAGTGGTAAAAAAGGAGAAAGACTGGGAAAAACAATAGATAGATTAGGAATTGATAGCATAAAAAAAGCTTTAGATCTTGAAATTAATTAA
- a CDS encoding GH25 family lysozyme yields MNIKKNIIGFILVFAVLFSLMPELNVQAATTDLKIYATPSSGSIAKVATSENKSDALNITDSTVNNNSEVDKPNITSTIGWKNENGDWYYYKSDNTKATGWIKPDKNWYYLGYDGKMKTGWINPNGTWYYLDYSGAMAKGWKELNNSKYFLQDDGSMVTGLKEINGKKYMFKSSGAMATGWALLNNQWYYLNVDGSMVTGWVKDNNKSYYLNNSGAMTIGWIKIDESWYDFKDDGSMATGWVTYNGESYYLDTATGKMLVNTTIDGYTLGDDGKSTKKVDLSANFETKFVPVKENTLYKGIDISNWDGNVNFSSVKADGVQLVYMKATQGSTFRDQYLDTYYTNAKSVGLKVGFYHYLDGSSSPESQAENFYNSIKDKQSDLKPALDVESSGFNVMDYTLRFINKFKSLSNMDVCIYTYSSFINSNLDSRLSGYTLWEANYNNNPLNNLPSNNVWSSGSRVGHQYSDKGSVSGIDSDVDLDEFTQGILR; encoded by the coding sequence GTGAATATTAAAAAGAATATTATTGGTTTTATTTTAGTTTTTGCGGTATTATTTAGTTTAATGCCAGAATTAAATGTACAAGCAGCAACAACTGATTTAAAAATATATGCAACACCATCATCAGGTTCAATTGCAAAAGTAGCAACGTCTGAAAATAAGTCTGATGCACTTAACATAACAGATTCTACTGTAAATAATAATAGTGAAGTGGACAAGCCTAATATAACGTCAACAATTGGCTGGAAAAATGAAAATGGAGATTGGTATTATTATAAATCAGATAATACTAAAGCAACAGGTTGGATTAAGCCAGATAAGAATTGGTATTATTTAGGATATGATGGAAAAATGAAAACTGGCTGGATTAATCCTAATGGTACTTGGTATTACTTGGATTATTCTGGAGCTATGGCAAAGGGCTGGAAAGAATTAAACAACTCTAAATACTTTCTTCAAGATGATGGAAGCATGGTAACTGGCTTAAAAGAAATAAACGGCAAGAAATATATGTTTAAGAGCAGTGGTGCTATGGCAACAGGTTGGGCATTGTTAAATAATCAGTGGTATTACTTGAATGTTGATGGATCTATGGTAACTGGTTGGGTTAAAGATAATAATAAATCTTATTATCTAAATAATTCAGGAGCTATGACAATAGGTTGGATTAAAATTGATGAATCATGGTATGACTTTAAAGACGATGGAAGTATGGCAACAGGTTGGGTTACATATAATGGAGAATCATATTATTTAGATACAGCTACAGGAAAAATGCTTGTTAATACTACAATAGATGGTTATACATTGGGTGACGATGGAAAAAGTACAAAAAAGGTAGATTTAAGTGCAAACTTTGAAACTAAATTTGTGCCAGTTAAAGAAAATACTTTATATAAGGGAATTGATATTAGTAATTGGGATGGAAATGTAAATTTCTCAAGCGTTAAAGCTGATGGAGTACAATTAGTATATATGAAAGCTACACAAGGTTCAACATTTAGAGATCAGTATTTAGATACTTATTATACTAATGCAAAAAGTGTTGGTTTAAAAGTTGGATTCTATCATTATTTAGATGGGTCAAGCTCTCCAGAATCACAAGCTGAGAACTTTTATAATAGTATAAAGGATAAGCAAAGTGATTTAAAACCAGCACTTGATGTAGAATCAAGTGGATTTAATGTTATGGATTATACTTTAAGATTCATAAATAAGTTTAAAAGTTTAAGTAATATGGATGTATGTATATATACATATAGTAGCTTTATTAATAGTAATCTTGATAGTAGATTATCCGGATATACTTTATGGGAAGCTAACTATAACAATAATCCACTTAATAACTTACCATCAAATAATGTATGGTCTTCAGGTTCAAGAGTAGGTCATCAATATTCTGATAAAGGAAGTGTTAGTGGAATAGATAGCGATGTAGATTTAGATGAATTTACACAAGGTATTTTAAGATAA